A segment of the Saccharomyces kudriavzevii IFO 1802 strain IFO1802 genome assembly, chromosome: 2 genome:
CATTATGTCAAGCTAGCCATAAAAGCTACCGGGTGTGCACTCCAACAAGCTGGTTGGGGGTCGTTTTGGCACTAGAGTGGTTGTGTTTGGTGCTGGTCCGGTGGGGCTGTTGAGTGCAGTCGCGCGCGCGTTCGGTGCCAGTGACGTCATTTTCGTTGATGTGTTTGACAACAAGTTGCAGAGGGCAAAGGACTTCGGCGCCACTGGCACTTTCAATTCCTCCAAATTCTCAGTTGACGAAGCTCAGCAACTGTCAGACGAGCTCGAAAAGCTCTTGAGCGGACATCAAGCAGATGTCGTGTTCGAGTGTTCGGGCGCTGATATCTGCATTGAGGCCGGTGTCAAAACCACCAAAGTTGGAGGAACCATGGTGCAAGTGGGCATGGGCAAAAACTACACCAACTTTCTAATTGTAGAAGTAGATGGcaagaaaatgagattAATCGGGTTTTTATTATCGCACATGCAGTTTGAACTTCACCTTTTCGTCTTAGCGAGTTTTTCTGCCTACTGTTTTTAGATCTGTACAcatttatatacatacgaatatgaatatgaaaaaaatcataatatttttaaataACACACAATTCTCAGGCATCCTGGGCGAGTCAGCAAGCTCATAGCAAAATCAGAGCCGTGGAACGACATGCATTCTACGCAACATCACAAAGCAGTGTGCGCTGCAAATGTGAAAATATGAGAAAAGGCCCTTTTGTTTGAGACTGGAAAAATGAACGTCGAAGCCTCTGTATGATGTGGTGGAAAGACATGTTGGATCTCAACATTTCATGAATCCGGCCATTGTATACAATCCTCCACGGAACGATCTAACTTATCCACCTCGTCCagctttcctttttctgtTGTACGCAGACCCAGAAAAGCTCgaagaaaactaaaaagGGAAAGCATTGTCGGACCTATTCGTCTTCCAGGCACCCCGTCCTTAAGCGATCACGTCATAAAAATTGCCTCGTTGCTTTCATGAAATTTAACGAATGTtggtaataataataaataaagattGCAGAATCTTAACATTAGGTTTAGACTTAAACTTTACCCCCGCCCCCACAATCAGATGGTATGATTGAGtatccttcttttccttattttcttttcttttttctttcttccgTTTCGTTcccttctcttcttttcttcttctcgAGAGGTATAGTGTGGGAGCGGTTGCGAAGGGGTAAAACAAAACTCAGAAACTTTGACGAACATCCTGTAGTGCGATCAGCATCAATCGGAATCCGAATCCTTGCTGGACCTGTTCACGAAAAATAGCGAAAACTGTAGTGAAGCCAACACATATATAAgataaaaatttgtttcttaAAATGTAGTGTTAGCACTCTAATAGTTAGCGACAGGTTTTTTTGCCAAGCATATACAGACAGCAAAGTTGTTATAATGGAACCTATATCTTCAGTATCCTCATCCCAAGGCAGTATGagagaaacaaaacaaacCCAAAATGTAGAAGTACTCCCACAGACGCCGGGTGAAAGCAAAGAAAGACCCAACTGCAGACACATTGAGTCTGTTGGTGACTACATTCTGATTGGcgaccaatttttcaaaaaaagcgATTTCGTGAATACCTTCTTGGAAGACTCCGGTCCCGAGATGAGCAATGAGCAACCAAGACAAGCTGCTTTTGCAAATCCTCTTCCACTTGGGTTGGCCTCTTTCTCGTTCATGTGTTTGACGTTAGGATTGGCTAATGCAAGAGTGCGCGGAGTCACCAATCTCTACCTGTTGAACGCgtcctttatttttggtgGCGCCGTTGTTTTGCTGTCAGGGCTGCTGTCCTTCTGTGTTGGTGACACCTTTTGTATGACAGTCTTTGGCTCATTTGGGGGGTTTTGGATAAGTTGGGGGTGTCTAAACCTCGAGCAATTCGGTGTGGCCAAAGCCTATGCCGATAACCCTCAGGAAATGCAGAACATACTAGGGTTTTACCTCGCCGGATGGACCGTgtttaatttcttgatcaTGGTATGCTCCATGAAGAGCACTTGGGGGATATTTCTACTTCTACTTTTCCTAGACTTGACGTTTTTAATGTTGTGCATCGGCTCTTTCACGCAAAGTGTTAATGCGTTCATGGCAGGGGGATATTTTGGTATATTGAGCAGCTGTTGTGGTTGGTATTCATTATATTGTTCAATCGCGAACAAGGATAGTACCTATGTTCCTCTGATTGCATACCCAATGCCAGGAGCTCATATTGTGTAATTGTGTAACAGACACTGTGTGATGCCTGATTCGTTCGTTTTTTGGCCAGAAAATGGGTAATGCAGCTTAGCTCGAGGGGAGATTTTCCATACAAGTAATTATGTGTAGTTGAATTCGTAAATAATACAGGCCCGTGGATCTAACATAGTATTGCAACGGGGTGTTATAGTATTTCATTACTGAAgcagaaagaagaaattgggGAGGTGGTCAATAAGGTGGAGCTAGGTTTGTTTAAAAGAAGTGGAATGGCAAGACCGCCGTATGACTGCTGGGTATGATGCTCCTTTTGGGTAGCCATGCATTGTTCGAGTCATCCGAGTCACTCAACACTGATTCAGCCAGGTTTAGGGAAGTTCGGAGCTAGTACCAAAGGCTTCAGAAATCCAACAAAAAGTGGTATTCCCTCTTTCTCTGCTCTATATATAACAGAGAGTTTTTAGAAGATTCACTCTTATGTTCCCGATGGCTTGGCTAATGCGTAGCACTTCGCGACTCACCAAGCTTCAGAAAATATGTGTGAGCATCAATTAACCCAAGAAGATCTcgaatttgataaaaagCACATTTGGCACCCATACACATCTATAATCACTCCATTGAAAGTATACCCTGTTAGCAAAGCTGAGGGCTCTTACTTGTATCTCGATGATGGTAGTAAGGTAGTGGACGGTATGGCAAGTTGGTGGTGTGTTCAGCAAGGGTATAACAACCCTAGGTTAAATGCGGCCGCCATTTCGCAGATTAACAAAATGTCCCATGTGATGTTTGGTGGGATTACTCATAAGCCTGCCATAGATTTTTGTAGAAAGTTGCTATCCTTATTGCCAGACGACTTGGAATGCGCTTTATTAGCCGATTCCGGTTCTATCTCTGTCGACATTGCAATGAAAATGGCTTTACGGTACCATAATTCATTAGGGTATAcgtcaaaaaaaaggttcCTAACCATTAAGAAGGGATACCATGGTGATGCGTTTGGGGCCGTGTCGGTTTGCGATCCAGTCAATTCCAGACACAGTGCATACAACGGATTCCTCGCTGAGAACATATTCTGTAAAGCACCAGAGATCCGGtttgactgttctgaaGAGGATGTTGAGCAATTGGTCGAGGAGCTCGATGTGAAACCATTTGCGAGACTTATCGGGGACAACCATAACGAAATTTCCGGTGTTGTGATGGAGAGCATTGTGCAAGGCGCAGGCGGTCTAAGAATGTACCATCCGTATTTCTTGAAGCGTGTCCGTGAACTCTGCTGCGAGTTCAACATTTTACTGATCCTCGACGAGGTTGCAGTGGGTCTTGGAAGAACAGGCATGCTCTTTGGATTCGAACATGCAGGGACATAGTATGTTTAGGGAAGACGTTGACAGCTGGGTACTTGACGCTATCTGCGACTGTCACTACCAGAAAGATTGGCAATCAAATCTCCATTGGACCTGACGGCTGCTTCATGCATGGCCAAACCTATATGGCCAATCCACTGGCATGCGCCGTTGCAAGTGAAAACTTGTCAATTTTGATGGAGGGCAAATGGAAATCTCAAGTTTGCCAAATAGAAACTCAGTTGAAAAAGGAGCTCTTGCCCTTGTTAGAGCATCCTATTGTAGCTGATGTAAGAATTCTAGGAGCTATAGGTGTCGTGGAAGTCATGAAGCGTGTGGATGTCGAAGATTTACAGGAGCGATTTGTCA
Coding sequences within it:
- the SKDI02G4090 gene encoding acetate uptake transporter family protein: MEPISSVSSSQGSMRETKQTQNVEVLPQTPGESKERPNCRHIESVGDYILIGDQFFKKSDFVNTFLEDSGPEMSNEQPRQAAFANPLPLGLASFSFMCLTLGLANARVRGVTNLYLLNASFIFGGAVVLLSGLLSFCVGDTFCMTVFGSFGGFWISWGCLNLEQFGVAKAYADNPQEMQNILGFYLAGWTVFNFLIMVCSMKSTWGIFLLLLFLDLTFLMLCIGSFTQSVNAFMAGGYFGILSSCCGWYSLYCSIANKDSTYVPLIAYPMPGAHIV
- the SKDI02G4100 gene encoding uncharacterized protein — its product is MCEHQLTQEDLEFDKKHIWHPYTSIITPLKVYPVSKAEGSYLYLDDGSKVVDGMASWWCVQQGYNNPRLNAAAISQINKMSHVMFGGITHKPAIDFCRKLLSLLPDDLECALLADSGSISVDIAMKMALRYHNSLGYTSKKRFLTIKKGYHGDAFGAVSVCDPVNSRHSAYNGFLAENIFCKAPEIRFDCSEEDVEQLVEELDVKPFARLIGDNHNEISGVVMESIVQGAGGLRMYHPYFLKRVRELCCEFNILLILDEVAVGLGRTGMLFGFEHAGT